A window from Centropristis striata isolate RG_2023a ecotype Rhode Island chromosome 2, C.striata_1.0, whole genome shotgun sequence encodes these proteins:
- the kcna4 gene encoding potassium voltage-gated channel subfamily A member 1: MEFAMVGADGGCNSHLPYGYAQARARERERERERQAAQSRAAAAAAAAEGGTGAEGGGGGGGGSGGGGGVGGSTSTSTSSSSAHLLNNRQHQSRAASSSANISSGGTASRPSSSSTSSSSSQPPQHQQEPEQQQQQQQQQQQQRVLRERKKQRGVGRWRRSRTTLGGDLRHSELALLGSEEDIMIEEEAEGAEEEEEEEEEGGDRGSKRSSFLCNMDDEEETVSLTDRRPQSGYENVYSECGCCERVVINVSGLKFETQLKTLTQFPDTLLGDPDKRIRYFDPLRNEYFFDRNRPSFDAILYYYQSGGRLKRPVNVPFDIFSEEVKFYELGEEAILKFREDEGFVKEEEKPLPEDEFKRQIWLLFEYPESSSPARGIAVVSVLVIVISIVIFCLETLPEFRDEKEYLQPRHNSTQPDHGFTPFNDPFFIVETVCIIWFSFEIIVRFFASPSKPAFFKNIMNSIDIVSILPYFITLGTDLAQHQGNGQQAMSFAILRIIRLVRVFRIFKLSRHSKGLQILGHTLRASMRELALLIFFLVIGVILFSSAVYFAEADEPTSQFTSIPDAFWWAVVTMTTVGYGDMKPITVGGKIVGSLCAIAGVLTIALPVPVIVSNFNYFYHRETDNEDQTAVVESMPPGCPYFPDFLRKFKGSPSGSSLGDKAEYMEMEEGVTESLCGLDKSPSKGNGTDIGRKNSTNSKSIQTDV; encoded by the coding sequence ATGGAGTTTGCCATGGTGGGTGCGGACGGCGGGTGCAATAGTCACCTGCCTTATGGATATGCCCAAGCTCGCGCACGGGAGAGGGAGCGCGAGAGGGAGCGCCAGGCTGCCCAGTCGAGAGCGGCGGCTGCTGCGGCCGCTGCCGAAGGTGGCACCGGAGCggagggtggtggtggtggtggtggtggtagtggtggtggtggcggcgTGGGGGggtccacctccacctccacctcctcctcgaGCGCTCATCTCCTTAACAACCGCCAGCATCAGTCTCGcgccgcctcctcctccgcGAACATCAGCAGCGGCGGTACCGCCTCgcgcccctcctcctcctccacctcctcctcctcctcgcagcCGCCACAGCACCAGCAGGAGcccgagcagcagcagcagcagcagcagcagcagcaacaacagagaGTTCTCAGAGAGCGGAAAAAGCAGCGCGGCGTCGGACGGTGGAGACGCAGCCGGACCACTCTCGGCGGGGACCTGCGCCACTCGGAGCTGGCGCTGCTCGGATCAGAGGAGGACATCATGATAGAGGAAGAGGCCGAGGGAgccgaggaagaggaggaggaggaggaggaggggggtgacCGGGGAAGCAAGAGGTCGAGTTTTCTGTGTAACatggatgatgaggaggagaccGTGTCGCTCACTGACAGGCGCCCTCAGTCCGGgtatgaaaatgtttacagcGAGTGTGGCTGCTGCGAGAGAGTGGTCATCAACGTGTCGGGGCTCAAGTTTGAAACTCAGCTCAAGACTCTCACTCAGTTCCCGGACACTCTCCTGGGAGACCCCGACAAGCGAATCAGGTACTTCGACCCGCTGAGGAACGAATACTTCTTCGACCGGAACCGACCGAGTTTTGACGCCATTCTTTACTATTACCAGTCGGGGGGCCGGTTGAAAAGGCCAGTCAACGTCCCGTTTGACATCTTCTCCGAGGAGGTGAAGTTTTACGAACTCGGGGAGGAGGCAATCCTCAAGTTTCGGGAGGATGAGGGTTTtgtgaaagaggaggagaaacctCTGCCGGAGGACGAGTTCAAGCGCCAAATTTGGCTGCTTTTTGAGTACCCGGAGAGCTCGAGCCCTGCCAGGGGGATCGCAGTGGTGTCCGTCCTGGTTATAGTTATTTCTATTGTCATTTTCTGCCTGGAGACGCTGCCGGAGTTCAGGGATGAAAAAGAGTATCTACAGCCACGACACAACTCCACTCAGCCTGACCACGGATTTACTCCTTTCAACGACCCGTTTTTCATCGTGGAAACCGTTTGCATCATCTGGTTCTCCTTTGAGATTATAGTCCGCTTCTTTGCGAGTCCGAGCAAACCGgctttctttaaaaacattatgaaCTCAATAGACATTGTATCCATTTTGCCTTATTTCATAACTCTCGGCACGGACCTGGCGCAGCATCAAGGCAACGGGCAGCAGGCGATGAGCTTTGCCATTCTGAGAATAATCCGCCTTGTCAGGGTGTTCCGCATCTTCAAGCTGTCCAGACACTCCAAGGGGCTGCAGATCCTGGGTCACACTCTGCGCGCCAGCATGAGGGAGCTGGCCCTCCTCATCTTCTTCCTGGTCATAGGGGTCATCCTGTTCTCCAGCGCGGTGTACTTCGCCGAGGCGGACGAGCCCACCTCTCAGTTCACGAGCATCCCCGACGCTTTCTGGTGGGCCGTGGTGACAATGACAACAGTGGGCTACGGTGACATGAAGCCCATCACTGTCGGTGGGAAGATAGTGGGCTCTCTGTGCGCGATCGCGGGCGTGTTAACCATCGCGCTCCCAGTGCCGGTCATAGTGTCCAACTTCAACTACTTTTACCACAGGGAGACCGACAACGAAGACCAGACGGCGGTGGTGGAGAGCATGCCCCCGGGCTGCCCATATTTCCCGGACTTTTTAAGGAAATTCAAAGGCTCGCCCTCTGGCTCCTCGCTGGGTGACAAAGCGGAGTATatggagatggaggagggggTGACAGAGTCGCTTTGCGGGCTGGACAAGAGCCCCAGTAAAGGAAACGGCACAGACATAGGCAGGAAAAACAGTACTAACTCAAAATCCATTCAGACTGACGTGTGA
- the LOC131989193 gene encoding gonadotropin subunit beta-1-like, whose amino-acid sequence MQLVVMAAMLALAGAGRSCSFGCHLTNARIPVESCGRTEFIHTTICVGQCYNEDPVYIGNDDWPEQRTCNGDWTYEVKHIKGCPVGVTYPVARSCECTACDTGNTYCGRFHGDISSCLSL is encoded by the exons ATGCAGCTGGTTGTCATGGCAGCAATGCTGGCCCTGGCTGGGGCGGGGCGGTCCTGCAGCTTCGGCTGTCATCTGACCAACGCCCGCATCCCAGTGGAGAGCTGTGGCAGGACGGAGTTCATCCACACCACCATCTGTGTGGGACAGTGTTACAACGAG GATCCGGTCTACATCGGCAATGACGACTGGCCTGAACAGAGAACCTGTAACGGGGACTGGACCTACGAGGTGAAACACATTAAAGGATGTCCGGTGGGCGTCACCTACCCTGTGGCCAGAAGTTGCGAATGCACGGCGTGTGACACAGGAAACACATACTGCGGGCGCTTTCATGGAGACATATccagctgtctgtctctttaa